One region of Purpureocillium takamizusanense chromosome 4, complete sequence genomic DNA includes:
- a CDS encoding tRNA-guanosine(34) preQ(1) transglycosylase (COG:A~EggNog:ENOG503NX1K) gives MTDAEPRDPHVMAARRVFEILGSAAADACTARLGRMTFAGRRVIDTPNFTAVTSRGAIPHLTPDNVGKHTSVDATYMALEDFVEKKEPPIYKTPSGDAARLHSFTAMPSDRTTIMGARRCPPVTTPMGNSAKSVTLFTSTGFSSVTIPQYAAAIKALRPDVAIPLADALHTSPTPNSKKLIKMVERTEEWLDELLQQLGPGRDKPDALGVSLFAPVLPVEHPIQWDYLRHLAEDVTDSLSGLAVYNVALLPELACYKPFASLPKLSLDPPKTPHDILRQISLGVDMVTVPFINTVSDSGIALTFTFSPHTVRTNDLLPMGVDMWSPEHATAVTPLADGCKCYTCTHHHRAYLHHLLNAKEMLGWNLLQVHNHHIVHQFFAAVRQSLVNGAAAFEEGRRLFLAAYEPELPEGAGERPRARGYHFKSEAGQERRNKSSWKDFDAQTTNGSIEPVV, from the exons ATGACGGACGCTGAACCCCGAGATCCGCACGTCATGGCCGCTCGCAGAGTGTTTGAAATCCTAGgctcagcagccgccgacgcctgcaCCGCTCGCCTGGGCCGCATGACCTTTGCTGGCAGACGCGTCATTGACACGCCAAATTTTACGGCCGTCACCTCGCGTGGCGCCATTCCTCATCTAACCCCGGATAATGTTGGAAAGCATACGTCTGTAGATGCGACATACATGGCTCTGGAAGACT TCGTGGAGAAGAAAGAACCACCCATATACAAGACTCCGTCTGGTGATGCGGCTAGGCTGCACAGCTTCACTGCCATGCCCTCGGATAGGACGACCATCATGGGCGCAAGGCGCTGCCCGCCAGTGACGACGCCAATGGGCAACAGCGCCAAGTCAGTGACTCTCTTCACATCCACGGGCTTTTCCAGCGTCACGATACCGCAGTACGCCGCTGCCATTAAGGCGCTACGGCCGGATGTGGCTATTCCCTTGGCCGATGCGCTGCATACGAGTCCGACGCCCAACTCAAAGAAGCTCATCAAAATGGTGGAGCGCACCGAGGAAtggctggacgagctgctgcagcaacTCGGGCCCGGCCGCGACAAACCCGACGCTTTGGGAGTGTCCCTGTTTGCCCCGGTGCTCCCGGTCGAGCATCCCATCCAGTGGGACTATCTCCGgcacctcgccgaggacgtgaCGGACTCGCTGTCCGGGTTGGCCGTATACAACGTCGCCCTCTTGCCGGAGCTCGCCTGCTACAAACCCTTTGCATCTCTGCCGAAGCTTTCCCTGGATCCGCCCAAGACACCCCACGATATACTGCGCCAAATAtccctcggcgtcgacatggtCACAGTGCCGTTCATAAACACAGTCTCAGATTCGGGAATCGCCCTCACTTTTACGTTTTCTCCACACACCGTCAGGACCAACGATCTTCTCCCGATGGGGGTGGACATGTGGTCTCCGGAGCACGCCACGGCGGTGACGCCCCTTGCTGACGGCTGCAAGTGCTATACCTGcacgcatcatcatcgtgcGTACCTGCATCACCTGCTTAATGCCAAGGAAATGCTGGGCTGGAACCTGCTCCAGGTTCACAACCACCACATTGTGCACCAGTTTTTTGCCGCCGTTCGCCAGTCTCTGGTGAACGGGGCCGCTGCCTTTGAggaagggcggcggctgttccTCGCGGCGTACGAGCCGGAGCTGCCAGAaggagcgggcgagcggccgcgggcgcggggaTATCACTTTAAGAGCGAGGCTGGGCAGGAGAGGCGAAACAAATCCAGCTGGAAGGACTTTGATGCGCAGACGACGAATGGAAGCATTGAGCCTGTAGTATAG
- a CDS encoding uncharacterized protein (EggNog:ENOG503NU5V~COG:P~SECRETED:SignalP(1-23~SECRETED:cutsite=VSA-QT~SECRETED:prob=0.8557)) encodes MLAKLNVAAAALAGLASLSGVSAQTYQRLGTCPTLGCVLPPDQSDFLPGQLFDLRVEVHAPVNGSEAAHDGKPDEKFKVTIAKGDGKPKDFAEAFGIKEPKIEKWSFKWYEDLFAEDKKTPSVVNVAAKAYRKLSLDEPGKYTVTLEYYGGEKTTAEWTVRPLQKQRKAKNVIFFIGDGMTTNMITAARLLGHKSINGKYQSLMKMDEFPVLGHQMTHSIDSYITDSANSASALYSGHKSTVNAMGVHADSSPDPFDDPKVETIVEIFRRIHRGAWGAVSTAFMADATPIALTGHTRRRAEYGPLIDQALNGMTNYSWTKQDGPDVFFGGGAEQFLPGKGSYQGKDYYAEFAKKGYTISLNKTSLLKADNSKRALGMFCQSNLPVWLDRNVYTDNLKSFKNDPKGGKEPALDLPGLKDMTLKAVDILHKRGGDKGFFLMSEAASVDKQMHALDYDRALGDLLELDDTVRATIEKLKELKALDDTLIIVTADHGHGFDVYGSADTEYLAKQDDQRAKRNAIGVYEKSGLSQYTSKAKGIEYGTGVNFPTNWEPRYAIAGGVAAAPDRREDYKVHKSGPREPAVKAAGGSGEYVVNPVDAPHGIVINGTLPTSEAQGVHSLTDVPVYALGPCQDTFSGTFSNVDVFYKIASCLGLAREHEGDCKEKPKPTKSA; translated from the exons ATGCTCGCCAAGctcaacgtcgccgccgctgccctggccggcctggcctcgCTCTCCGGCGTCTCGGCGCAGACCTACCAGCGTCTGGGAACATGTCCCACGCTGGGCTGCGTCCTGCCCCCGGACCAGAGCGACTTCCTCCCGGGCCAGCTCTTCGACCTGCGCGTCGAGGTTCACGCGCCCGTCAACGGCTCTGAGGCTGCCCACGATGGCAAGCCCGACGAGAAGTTCAAGgtcaccatcgccaagggTGACGGCAAGCCCAAGGACTTTGCCGAGGCCTTTGGCATCAAGGAGCCCAAGATCGAGAAGTGGTCGTTCAAGTGGTACGAGGACCTCTTTgccgaggacaagaagaCGCCCTCGGTCGTCAACGTGGCTGCCAAGGCCTACCGCAAGCTCtccctcgacgagcccggcAAGTACACCGTCACCCTCGAGTActacggcggcgagaagacgACCGCCGAGTGGACCGTCCGTCCCCTCCAGAAGCagcgcaaggccaagaacgtcatcttcttcatcggcgacggcatgacGACCAACATG atcaccgccgcccgcctccttggtCACAAGAGCATCAACGGCAAATACCAGTCGCTGATGAAGATGGACGAGTTCCCCGTCCTGGGCCACCAGATGACGCACTCGATTGACAGCTACATCACCGACTCGGCCAACTCGGCCTCTGCCCTGTACTCGGGTCACAAGAGTACCGTCAATGCCATGGG TGTTCACGCCGACTCTTCCCCGGACCCGTTTGACGACCCCAAGGTCGAGACCATTGTCGAGATTTTCCGCCGCATCCAC CGCGGTGCCTGGGGCGCCGTCTCGACCGCCTTCATGGCCGATGCCACCCCCATTGCCTTGACCGGCCacactcgccgccgcgcagagTACGGCCCTCTGATCGACCAGGCCCTCAACGGCATGACCAACTACAGCTGGACCAAGCAGGACGGCCCcgacgtcttcttcggcggcggtgccgagcAGTTCCTCCCCGGCAAGGGCTCCTACCAGGGCAAGGACTACTACGCCGAGTTCGCTAAGAAGGGATACACCATCTCCCTCAACAAGACGTCGCTCCTCAAGGCCGACAACAGCAAGCGCGCACTGGGCATGTTCTGCCAGAGCAACCTCCCCGTCTGGCTGGACCGCAACGTCTACACGGACAACCTCAAGAGCTTCAAGAACGACCCCAAGGGCGGAAAGGAGCCCGCTCTCGACCTCCCTGGCCTTAAGGACATGACCCTCAAGGCCGTTGACATCCTCCACaagcgtggcggcgacaagggctTCTTCCTCATGTCCGAGGCTGCCTCGGTCGACAAGCAGATGCACGCGCTTGACTACgaccgcgccctcggcgatCTGCTCGAGCTTGACGATACCGTCCGCGCCACcatcgagaagctcaaggagctcaaggctCTCGACGACACGCTCATCATCGTGACGGCGGATCACGGCCACGGTTTCGA CGTCTACGGCTCTGCCGACACCGAGTACCTCGCCAAGCAAGACGACCAGCGCGCCAAGCGCAACGCCATCGGCGTGTACGAAAAGTCGGGTCTCTCGCAGTACAcgtccaaggccaagggcatcgagTACGGTACGGGCGTCAACTTCCCCACCAACTGGGAGCCGCGCTACgccatcgcgggcggcgtggccgcggccccggACCGTCGCGAAGACTACAAGGTGCACAAGTCGGGCCCAcgcgagcccgccgtcaaggccgccggcggcagcggcgagtaCGTGGTCAACCCGGTCGACGCGCcccacggcatcgtcatcaacgGCACCCTGCCCACGTCGGAGGCGCAGGGCGTCCACTCCCTCACCGACGTGCCCGTCTACGCCCTGGGACCCTGCCAGGATACCTTCAGCGGCACGTTTAGCAACGTGGATGTCTTTTACAAGATTGCGAGCTGCTTGGGGCTGGCGCGCGAGCACGAGGGCGATTGCAAggagaagcccaagcccacTAAGAGTGCGTAA
- a CDS encoding uncharacterized protein (COG:P~EggNog:ENOG503P4B3), whose translation MVLTIRKVHLEVAVFSAETALKAQALGASRIELNARGSYGEGGLTPTLEELKKLRAHPRKLTIPVHVMIRPRGPLGGGKPDFIYSAKELAQMVISICEFKESGLMNAADGDRFVFGAIQEFDNIDPQMDGLRRTEVDGTICKALVETAKPFGSVFHRAFDPIAATPYAVRQAEKLIDLGFQCLLTAGNRVGGCLYQDNTDKIDILCRRIAGKLQIIAGGGVRSGGLKAAAEQLAVHDEKALWFHTASIQYGPNREATEQLDTSELIAMLNILGQTQPA comes from the coding sequence ATGGTTCTCACCATCCGCAAGGTCCACCTTGAGGTGGCTGTCTTCTCGGCCGAGACCGCCCTCAAGGCTCAGGCTCTCGGAGCATCCCGCATTGAACTCAATGCTCGCGGCTCATATGGCGAAGGCGGTCTCACCCCCACGCTtgaggagctcaagaagcttCGTGCCCATCCCCGCAAGCTCACCATCCCGGTCCACGTTATGATCCGCCCTCGTGGTCCGCTTGGCGGAGGCAAGCCTGACTTCATTTACTCGGCCAAGGAACTCGCCCAGATGGTCATCTCTATCTGCGAGTTCAAAGAGAGTGGCCTCATGAACGCCGCTGATGGTGACCGCTTTGTCTTTGGCGCCATTCAGGAGTTCGACAACATTGATCCTCAGATGGACGGACTTCGCCGCACTGAGGTCGACGGAACCATCTGCAAAGCCCTTGTCGAGACCGCCAAGCCCTTCGGCAGCGTCTTCCATCGCGCTTTTGACCCCATCGCGGCGACTCCCTACGCCGTTCGCCAGGCGGAGAAGCTCATCGATCTCGGCTTTCAGTGTCTTCTCACCGCGGGTAACCGCGTTGGCGGCTGCCTCTACCAGGACAACACCGATAAGATCGACATACTttgccgccgcatcgccggAAAGCTCCAGATCATTGCTGGAGGAGGCGTTCGCAGCGGTGGTCTGAAGGCagcggccgagcagctcgccgttCACGATGAAAAGGCCCTCTGGTTCCATACGGCCAGCATCCAGTACGGTCCGAATAGAGAGGCTaccgagcagctcgacacCTCGGAGCTCATCGCCATGTTGAACATCCTTGGCCAGACCCAGCCGGCCTAG
- a CDS encoding uncharacterized protein (EggNog:ENOG503P0N9~COG:L): MSAKDLDISVSYEQLEDLEEDFEDVELELLRQQAKLSKDLYAKREKVVAQIPNFWPLVFEQSPPEIDEYIQPTDSTLLMGALKSLSVERFELPEGDPRSLAITFEFSENEHFENTKLEKKFWWREAKDGWAGLVSEPVDIKWKSADKDLTGGALALVKKIYEDDKAGKAQEETEAKKKLRELLENTGIGGTSFFSFFGFRGRNITAEESREAVKESQEKRKARKEGKEVEVKEDEDEDEEDDDDEYELEIFPTADDLAVCIAEDLWPGAIKYFIQAQEQDALSDMDFESDDDEEMEEADGAEKPPQKKRKA; encoded by the exons ATGTCGGCCAAGGATCTCGACATTTCCGTCTCctacgagcagctcgaggacctcgaggaggaTTTCGAGGATGTTGAGCTGGAGCTGC TGCGCCAGCAGGCCAAGCTGTCCAAGGACCTCTACGCCAAGCGCGAGAAGGTTGTGGCTCAGATCCCCAACTTCTGGCCCCTCGTGTTCGAGCAGTCGCCGCCTGAGATTGACGAGTACATCCAGCCCACCGACTCGACGCTCCTGATGGGCGCGCTCAAATCGCTGTCGGTCGAGCGCttcgagctgcccgagggcgaCCCCCGCAGCCTTGCCATCACGTTTGAGTTCTCCGAGAACGAGCACTTCGAGAACACGAAGCTCGAGAAGAAGTTTTGGTggcgcgaggccaaggacggctGGGCCGGCCTCGTGTCGGAGCCCGTCGACATCAAGTGGAAGTCGGCCGACAAGGACCTgactggcggcgcgctggccctGGTCAAGAAGATctacgaggacgacaaggccggcaaggcgcaggaggagacggaggccaagaagaagctgcgcgagctcctcgagaacacgggcatcggcggcaccAGCTTCTTCTCTTTCTTCGGCTTCCGCGGGCGCAACAtcacggccgaggagagccgcgaggccgtcaaggagtcccaggagaagcgcaaggcgcgcaaggagggcaaggaggtcgaggtcaaggaggacgaggacgaagacgaggaggatgacgacgacgagtacgagCTGGAGATTTTCcccacggccgacgacctgGCGGTGTgcatcgccgaggacctgTGGCCGGGCGCCATCAAGTACTTCA TCCAAGCGCAGGAGCAGGACGCCTTGAGCGACATGGACTTTGAatcggatgacgacgaggagatggaggaggccgacggcgcggagaAGCCCCCGcagaagaagcgcaaggctTAG
- a CDS encoding uncharacterized protein (EggNog:ENOG503P0N9~COG:L), which yields MSAKDLDISVSYEQLEDLEEDFEDVELELLRQQAKLSKDLYAKREKVVAQIPNFWPLVFEQSPPEIDEYIQPTDSTLLMGALKSLSVERFELPEGDPRSLAITFEFSENEHFENTKLEKKFWWREAKDGWAGLVSEPVDIKWKSADKDLTGGALALVKKIYEDDKAGKAQEETEAKKKLRELLENTGIGGTSFFSFFGFRGRNITAEESREAVKESQEKRKARKEGKEVEVKEDEDEDEEDDDDEYELEIFPTADDLAVCIAEDLWPGAIKYFSEFFSEQCESCGGSEHGEEDEWEDEEEE from the exons ATGTCGGCCAAGGATCTCGACATTTCCGTCTCctacgagcagctcgaggacctcgaggaggaTTTCGAGGATGTTGAGCTGGAGCTGC TGCGCCAGCAGGCCAAGCTGTCCAAGGACCTCTACGCCAAGCGCGAGAAGGTTGTGGCTCAGATCCCCAACTTCTGGCCCCTCGTGTTCGAGCAGTCGCCGCCTGAGATTGACGAGTACATCCAGCCCACCGACTCGACGCTCCTGATGGGCGCGCTCAAATCGCTGTCGGTCGAGCGCttcgagctgcccgagggcgaCCCCCGCAGCCTTGCCATCACGTTTGAGTTCTCCGAGAACGAGCACTTCGAGAACACGAAGCTCGAGAAGAAGTTTTGGTggcgcgaggccaaggacggctGGGCCGGCCTCGTGTCGGAGCCCGTCGACATCAAGTGGAAGTCGGCCGACAAGGACCTgactggcggcgcgctggccctGGTCAAGAAGATctacgaggacgacaaggccggcaaggcgcaggaggagacggaggccaagaagaagctgcgcgagctcctcgagaacacgggcatcggcggcaccAGCTTCTTCTCTTTCTTCGGCTTCCGCGGGCGCAACAtcacggccgaggagagccgcgaggccgtcaaggagtcccaggagaagcgcaaggcgcgcaaggagggcaaggaggtcgaggtcaaggaggacgaggacgaagacgaggaggatgacgacgacgagtacgagCTGGAGATTTTCcccacggccgacgacctgGCGGTGTgcatcgccgaggacctgTGGCCGGGCGCCATCAAGTACTTCAGTGAGTTCTTCTCCGAACAATGCGAGAGCTGCGGCGGGTCGgagcacggcgaggaggacgagtgggaggacgaggaggaggagtaa
- a CDS encoding uncharacterized protein (COG:S~EggNog:ENOG503NVNJ): MRRIARSTLPAARRHLTPTNQHQQHQHQHQHQRAYYSIRTDILASMATAYQIQVPARDTGLWKGAEQTQEAADKVTELLQRDLENHHVFFNASGFHNHILHQLLTLYSTGGSPSLLQTAYDKNKSYQIKAMDPHPTALADLQSGWDAHAHKYLGKGRHYPDFLKFFQGEIDRRGWKAVVAEFLFDDDDGGTTPKARDMLGRLFAGFLHPMIQLLYGVEWEQPAIVAEGLAQAAVHEDRLGAFLWRVDEAAAAADEPQQQQRSVAEMCESARRESPKLASSARWEDPNRIYDGVMVRAPDEAVALLAQIRVRPEDVGERTVEMIHTAAYIAAGAAWNPPYIPKFDFFLIHHLTSAPFFLLLDRHSDWIPEAARVRLLEWKLRVDALEYLARGSPPLRLADALASYRYHQRSPKAGDDKSDGPTPAPAAVAAARDLLPRFHDVVDDGHTIKAARALLLAQQASRPYEGKGKPWMRIEGDEAWTKVMYMLLASVEGDEYEWVRSAGFEQAWEGMPKYE; this comes from the exons ATGCGACGGATTGCGCGCTCGACACTGCCAGCCGCGCGTAGACACCTGACACCAACGAAtcaacaccagcagcaccagcaccagcaccagcaccagagAGCCTATTACTCCATCCGTACCGACATCCTCGCCAGCATGGCCACCGCATACCAGATCCAGGTCCCCGCGCGGGACACGGGCCTGTGGAAGGGCGCCGAGCAGACCCAGGAGGCCGCGGACAAGGTCaccgagctgctgcagaggGACCTCGAG AATCATCACGTCTTCTTCAACGCCTCGGGCTTTCATAATCAT ATCCTTCACCAGCTCCTCACCCTCTacagcaccggcggcagcccaTCCCTCCTACAGACCGCCTACGACAAGAACAAGTCGTACCagatcaaggccatggaCCCGCACCCgaccgccctcgccgacctaCAGTCCGGCTGggacgcccacgcccacaaGTACCTCGGCAAGGGGAGGCACTACCCGGACTTTCTCAAGTTCTTCCAGGGCGAGATCGACAGGCGCGGCTGGAaggccgtcgtggccgagttcctctttgacgacgacgatggcggcacGACGCCCAAGGCCCGCGACATGCTGGGCCGCCTGTTCGCGGGCTTCCTGCACCCCATGATCCAGCTCCTGTACGGCGTAGAGTGGGAGCAGCCCGCCATTGTCGCCGAGGGGCTGGCCCAGGCGGCCGTGCACGAGGACCGTCTCGGCGCGTTCCTCTggcgcgtcgacgaagccgccgccgctgcagacgagccgcagcagcagcagcgctccGTGGCTGAAATGTGCGAGTCGGCGCGCCGCGAGAGCCCCAAGCTGGCCTCCAGCGCGCGCTGGGAGGACCCCAACAGGATCTACGACGGCGTCATGGTCCGCGcccccgacgaggccgtggcgctgctggcgcagaTCCGCGTGCGGCCGGAAGACGTCGGGGAGCGGACCGTCGAGATGATCCATACGGCCGCCtacatcgccgccggcgcggcatggAACCCGCCCTACATTCCCAAGTTTGACTTTTTTCTCAT CCACCACCTCACATCCGCGCCCTTCTTCCTGTTACTCGACCGCCACTCCGACTGGAtccccgaggccgcccgcgtccgcctcctcgagtggaagctgcgcgtcgacgcgctcgagtacctcgcccgcggcagcccccccctgcgcctcgccgacgcccttgCCTCCTATCGCTACCACCAACGTTCCcccaaggcgggcgacgacaagtCCGACGGCCCGactccggctccggcggcggtggcggccgcgcgcgaccTGCTCCCGCGCttccacgacgtcgtcgacgacgggcacaccatcaaggccgcccgcgcgctgctcctcgcgcagcaggcgtcgcggccctacgagggcaagggcaagcccTGGATGAGgatcgagggcgacgaggcgtggACCAAGGTCATGTATATGCTGCTCGcgagcgtcgagggcgacgagtACGAGTGGGTGCGCTCGGCGGGTTTCGAACAGGCGTGGGAGGGCATGCCCAAGTACGAGTAA
- the PWP2 gene encoding U3 snoRNP protein (EggNog:ENOG503NVZP~COG:A~BUSCO:EOG09260E2O), whose protein sequence is MTMKTDFKFSNLLGTVYCQGNLLFSPDGTHLFSPVGNRVTVFNLVENKSYTLPFAHRKNISRLGLTPRGNILLTVDEDGHAILTNVPRRIAIYHFSFRSQVTALAFSPSGKHFAVGLGRKIEVWHVPSTPDSNADGELDFAPFVRHHTHTGHFDTVRHIEWSSDSRFFLTASRDLTTRIWSLHPEEGFVPTVLSGHKQAVVGAWFTADQEAIYTVSKDGAVFEWRYAKPIKRVEDGDKMVDDDDESDMRWRIVQKHYFMQGSANVKCAAFHPESNLLVAGFSNGIFGLYEMPDFNNIHKLSISQNDIDFVTINKSGEWLAFGASKLGQLLVWEWQSESYILKQQGHFDSMNSLVYAPDGQRIITTADDGKIKVWDIESGFCIVTFTEHTSGVTACEFAKKGNVLFTASLDGSIRAWDLIRYRNFRTFTAPTRLSFSCMSVDPSGEVVAAGSLDSFDIHIWSVQTGQLLDQLSGHEGPVSALAFSPNGNSLISGSWDRTARIWSIFNRTQTSEPLQLQADVLDIAVRPDSLQLAISTLDGQLTFWSLADAEQVAGLDGRRDVSGGRKFTDRRTAANVSGTKSFSSIRYSMDGSCLLAGGNSKYICLYSVTTMVLLKKFTVSVNLSLSGTQEFLNSNRLTEAGPMDELDDQGEASDREDRIDRTLPGSKRGDPSARKKLPAVRVTSIGFSPSGSSFCAASTEGLLIYSLDTTLQFDPFDLNMEITPASTLNVLETERDYLKALVMAFRLNEAGLIKRVFLAVPPPDISLTVAGLPTVYVSRLLRFVAAQTEESPHMEFCLLWIKALVDKHGAWLTANRGKVDVELRVVSRAVAKMRDEIRRLADDNVYMVDYLLAQPGKGLKGGAARGLLQSRPDEAMLDLGVDGNVGSGGESDDGDGEWVGLD, encoded by the exons ATGACAATGAAGACCGACTTCAAG TTCTCGAACTTGCTGGGCACTGTCTACTGCCAGGGCAACCTGCTCTTCAGCCCCGATGGCACCCATCTATTCTCGCCCGTCGGCAACCGGGTGACTGTCTTCAACCTGGTCGA AAACAAATCATATACACTACCATTTGCGCATCGCAAGAACATCTCCCGACTTGGGCTGACGCCCCGCGGCAACATCCTCCTCACtgtcgacgaagacggccacGCGATCCTCACCAATGTCCCCCGTCGTATAGCCATCTATCACTTCTCTTTCCGATCGCAGGTCACGGCGCTCGCATTTTCCCCATCGGGCAAGCACTTTGCCGTCGGCCTAGGCCGCAAGATTGAAGTCTGGCATGTCCCTTCGACTCCGGACTCCAACGCCGACGGGGAGCTCGACTTTGCTCCCTTTGTCCGCCACCACACTCACACGGGTCACTTTGATACAGTACGACATATTGAATGGTCGAGCGACTCCAGGTTCTTCCTCACAGCCTCCAGAGACctgacgacgaggatatGGAGCCTGCACCCCGAGGAAGGCTTCGTGCCGACGGTGCTCTCGGGGCACAAACAAGCGGTCGTCGGCGCATGGTTCACTGCGGATCAGGAGGCGATATACACTGTGAGCAAGGATGGTGCTGTGTTCGAATGGCGCTACGCCAAGCCCATCAAACGTGTCGAGGACGGAGACAAGATggtggatgacgatgacgaatCCGACATGCGGTGGAGGATCGTCCAGAAGCACTACTTCATGCAGGGAAGTGCCAACGTCAAGTGCGCCGCCTTCCACCCTGAGTCGAACCTCTTGGTGGCCGGCTTCTCCAACGGCATCTTCGGTCTCTACGAGATGCCAGACTTTAACAACATCCACAAGCTGAGCATCTCACAAAACGACATTGACTTCGTCACAATTAATAAGAGCGGGGAATGGCTAGCTTTTGGCGCCTCGAAACTCGGGCAGTTGCTTGTGTGGGAATGGCAGTCCGAGTCTTACATCCTCAAGCAACAGGGTCATTTTGACTCGATGAACTCGCTCGTCTACGCGCCAGACGGCCAGAGGATCATCACCACTGCCGATGATGGCAAGATCAAAGTCTGGGACATTGAGTCCGGGTTCTGTATTGTCACATTCACGGAGCACACCAGCGGCGTAACGGCTTGCGAGTTCGCCAAAAAGGGAAACGTGCTCTTCACAGCCAGCCTGGACGGCTCGATACGCGCGTGGGACCTCATTCGGTATCGGAACTTCCGCACATTCACGGCGCCCACGCGGCTATCGTTCTCTTGCATGTCTGTTGACCCGAGTGGCGaggtcgtggcggccggTTCGTTAGACTCGTTCGACATCCACATCTGGTCTGTCCAAACTGGCCAGCTCCTGGATCAACTGTCTGGGCACGAAGGACCTGTGTCTGCGCTGGCATTCTCGCCCAACGGCAACTCACTTATCAGCGGCAGCTGGGACCGCACGGCCCGGATCTGGTCCATCTTTAACCGGACCCAAACGAGCgagccgctgcagctgcaagCAGACGTGCTGGACATCGCGGTGCGGCCCGACTCGCTGCAGCTGGCCATCTCCACACTGGACGGACAGCTCACGTTCTGGTCGCTTGCCGACGCGGAGCAGGTGGCCGGGCTGGACGGCCGTCGTGACGTCTCTGGCGGGCGAAAGTTCACGGACCGACGGACAGCGGCCAATGTCTCGGGCACCAAGAGCTTTAGCTCGATCCGGTACAGCATGGACGGGAGCtgcctgctggctggcggaaACAGCAAGTACATTTGTTTGTACTCGGTGACGACCATGGTACTGCTCAAGAAGTTCACCGTCAGCGTGAACTTGTCCCTGTCGGGAACGCAAGAGTTCCTCAACAGCAACAGACTGACGGAAGCCGGGCCCATGGACGAGCTAGACGACCAGGGCGAGGCGTCCGACCGCGAGGACCGCATTGACAGGACCCTCCCCGGGTCGAAGCGCGGAGACCCGTCCGCCCGGAAGAAGCTGCCGGCGGTGCGAGTCACAAGCATCGGCTTCTCGCCCTCGGGCTCTTCCttctgcgccgcctccacagAGGGTCTCCTCATCTACAGCCTAGACACGACGCTGCAGTTTGACCCCTTCGACCTCAACATGGAGATcacgcccgcgtccacgCTCAACGTGCTCGAGACGGAGCGCGACTACCTCAAGGCGCTGGTCATGGCGTTCCGCCTCAACGAGGCCGGGCTCATCAAGCGCGTGTtcctcgccgtgccgccgccggacatTTCCCTCACGGTGGCCGGCCTGCCGACCGTCTACGTGTCGCGGCTGCTacgcttcgtcgccgcgcaaACCGAGGAGTCGCCGCACATGGAGTTTTGCCTCCTATGGAtcaaggccctcgtcgacaagcaCGGCGCCTGGCTGACGGCCAACCGCGGCAAGGttgacgtcgagctgcgcgtcgtgtcgcgcgccgtggccaagaTGCGCGACGAGATCCGCCGGCTTGCCGACGACAATGTGTACATGGTCGACTACCTCCTGGCGCAGCCGGGCAAGGGCCTCAagggaggcgctgcgcgggGGCTGCTCCAGTCTCGACCTGACGAGGCGATGCTTGACCTGGGCGTTGATGGAAACGTAGGTTCAGGCGGGGAGTcggacgacggtgacggtgagTGGGTTGGGCTAGACTAA